One Pseudorhodoplanes sinuspersici DNA segment encodes these proteins:
- the urtE gene encoding urea ABC transporter ATP-binding subunit UrtE has protein sequence MFEVRNLSAAYGQSTVLHDINMAVKPGEIVAVVGRNGMGKSTLMKSLIGVMPSRSGQIMVDGSDVSALQSHQRVAKGLAYVPQGRQIFGTMTVKENIETGLVVTGKSDVPPEIYSLFPILREFEKRRGGNLSGGQQQQLAIARALASDPKILLLDEPTEGIQPSIIKDIAKVLKEIRDLKNLCIVVCEQVLSFVLDAADRILVMENGSIVHSDTRDRVDEAAIARFLAV, from the coding sequence ATGTTTGAAGTCCGCAATCTTTCCGCCGCCTATGGTCAAAGCACGGTGCTGCACGACATCAATATGGCGGTGAAGCCCGGAGAAATTGTCGCCGTGGTCGGCCGGAACGGCATGGGCAAATCGACATTGATGAAATCCCTGATCGGCGTGATGCCGTCGCGGTCGGGGCAGATCATGGTTGACGGCAGCGATGTGTCGGCGCTGCAAAGCCACCAGCGGGTCGCCAAGGGATTGGCCTATGTGCCGCAGGGCCGGCAGATCTTCGGCACCATGACGGTGAAGGAGAATATCGAGACCGGGCTTGTGGTCACCGGCAAGAGCGACGTGCCGCCCGAAATCTATTCGCTGTTTCCGATCCTTCGTGAATTTGAAAAGCGCCGGGGCGGCAATCTGTCCGGCGGGCAGCAGCAGCAGCTCGCAATCGCGCGGGCGCTGGCGAGCGATCCGAAAATTCTTCTCCTCGACGAGCCGACCGAAGGCATACAGCCTTCGATCATCAAGGACATCGCCAAGGTTCTCAAGGAGATCCGCGATCTCAAGAATCTCTGCATCGTCGTCTGCGAACAGGTGCTGAGTTTCGTGCTGGATGCGGCGGACCGCATTCTGGTGATGGAAAACGGCAGCATCGTCCATTCCGATACCCGCGACCGCGTCGATGAGGCCGCCATTGCGCGCTTTCTCGCGGTTTAA
- the urtD gene encoding urea ABC transporter ATP-binding protein UrtD has product MSSNTDFLLALEGVTVSFDGFKAVNNLSLYVDKGELRVIIGPNGAGKTTVLDLICGRTKVSEGSIKFKDQEITGLKEQQIVRRGIGRKFQTPSIYEDLTVFENLEISFPRGRDVHGALFWKRTDEIVERVRETSRMIFLEKHLDQLAETLSHGQKQWLEIGMLLIQDPELLMLDEPVAGMSVSERVKTAELLKEIIKNRSVIVIEHDMKFVASIAHHVTVLHQGQVLAEGNMEAIQDNPKVKEVYLGH; this is encoded by the coding sequence ATGTCCAGCAACACCGATTTTCTACTCGCGCTCGAAGGCGTCACTGTATCGTTCGACGGCTTCAAGGCGGTCAATAATCTCAGCCTCTATGTCGATAAGGGTGAGCTGCGTGTGATTATCGGCCCGAATGGCGCCGGCAAGACCACGGTGCTCGACCTGATCTGCGGCCGCACCAAAGTGAGTGAAGGCTCGATCAAGTTCAAGGATCAGGAAATCACTGGGCTCAAGGAGCAGCAGATCGTCAGGCGCGGTATCGGTCGCAAATTCCAGACACCGTCGATCTATGAAGATCTGACCGTCTTCGAGAATCTGGAGATTTCATTCCCGCGCGGGCGCGATGTGCATGGCGCCCTATTCTGGAAGCGAACTGACGAGATTGTCGAGCGCGTGCGCGAGACGTCGCGCATGATTTTTCTGGAAAAGCATCTCGACCAGCTCGCCGAAACGCTGAGCCATGGCCAAAAGCAATGGCTCGAGATCGGCATGCTGTTGATCCAGGATCCCGAATTGCTCATGCTTGATGAGCCGGTCGCCGGCATGAGCGTGTCCGAGCGCGTTAAAACTGCAGAGTTGCTCAAGGAAATCATCAAGAACCGGTCCGTGATCGTGATCGAACACGACATGAAGTTCGTGGCGAGCATCGCCCATCATGTCACCGTGCTGCATCAGGGACAGGTGCTGGCGGAAGGCAATATGGAGGCGATCCAGGACAATCCGAAAGTCAAGGAAGTCTATCTCGGACATTGA
- the urtC gene encoding urea ABC transporter permease subunit UrtC — MPAAITNKRNLELIGFALIALLILVVLPLALDIFRLNLVGKYLTYAFVAVGLVLCWGHTGILSLGQGVFFGLGGYCMAMFLKLEASSPANTKIQSTPGIPDFMDWNQITELPFFWVPFKSFPFTLIAVIAVPAFFAFVLSAAMFKRRVGGVYFAIITQALAAVMTILIIGQQGYTGGINGITDLRTLLGWDIRTDGAKYILYFVCCLCLLGTMFLARFVLTSKLGRILVAVRDKEDRVRFSGYDVANFKIFIFCLASAIAAIGGAMFTLQVGFMSPSFVGIVPSIEMVIFCAVGGRHSLVGAVVGTLLVNWGKTLFSESFPELWLFAMGGLFIAVVLAFPRGLAGLVTDQMIPFISKLMSRSRAASEQANAQPAPAE; from the coding sequence ATGCCGGCCGCAATAACAAACAAACGCAATCTCGAACTCATCGGCTTCGCTCTGATCGCTCTGTTGATCTTGGTGGTATTGCCGCTCGCCCTCGATATCTTTCGGCTCAACCTGGTCGGCAAGTATCTCACTTATGCCTTCGTTGCGGTCGGTCTCGTCCTGTGCTGGGGGCATACTGGCATCCTCAGTCTCGGGCAGGGTGTGTTCTTCGGTCTCGGCGGATATTGCATGGCGATGTTCCTCAAGCTCGAAGCATCGTCGCCCGCCAACACCAAGATCCAGTCCACGCCGGGCATTCCGGACTTCATGGACTGGAATCAGATCACGGAGCTGCCGTTCTTCTGGGTGCCGTTCAAATCGTTCCCCTTCACGCTGATCGCGGTCATCGCGGTCCCGGCTTTCTTCGCCTTCGTACTGTCGGCCGCGATGTTCAAGCGGCGCGTGGGCGGCGTCTATTTCGCCATCATCACGCAGGCGCTCGCCGCCGTGATGACCATCCTGATCATCGGCCAGCAGGGCTATACCGGCGGCATCAACGGTATCACCGACCTGCGAACGCTGCTCGGCTGGGACATCCGCACCGACGGTGCTAAATACATCCTCTACTTCGTCTGCTGTCTTTGCTTGCTCGGCACAATGTTTCTGGCTCGCTTTGTTCTGACCAGCAAACTCGGACGCATTCTGGTCGCCGTGCGCGACAAAGAGGATCGTGTCCGCTTCTCGGGATACGACGTCGCCAATTTCAAGATTTTTATTTTTTGCCTGGCGTCCGCGATCGCCGCAATAGGCGGCGCCATGTTCACGCTGCAGGTCGGGTTCATGTCGCCGTCCTTTGTCGGGATCGTGCCATCGATCGAGATGGTGATCTTTTGCGCGGTCGGCGGTCGTCATTCGCTGGTTGGCGCGGTGGTCGGCACATTGCTCGTGAACTGGGGCAAGACGCTGTTCTCCGAAAGTTTTCCGGAACTTTGGCTGTTCGCTATGGGCGGATTGTTCATCGCTGTGGTTCTGGCTTTCCCGCGCGGCCTTGCCGGCCTGGTGACCGATCAGATGATTCCGTTCATCTCCAAGCTGATGTCGCGCTCTCGCGCGGCGAGCGAGCAGGCGAACGCGCAACCGGCGCCGGCAGAGTAG
- the urtB gene encoding urea ABC transporter permease subunit UrtB: MFGGFTLEELGSIFAMQAFSGLILFSVFLLMALGLAIIFGQMGVINMAHGEFMILGAYMTYLTSNVFEQYVPLLFSAYFFVAMAIAFVVSGALGLAVEWLLIRRLYARPLDTLLATWGLSLIMQQAFRSIFGAREVGVQLPNWMMGSLPVTDTIDVQINGLFVMGLTLVITGIVALLLFRSRWGLQVRAVVTNRTMSGAVGIDTRRVDRLTFGLGCGIAGVAGSAFTMIGSTGPTAGQLYIVDTFLVVVFGGAQSLLGTIASALTISQSQSTLEFFLSGSMAKVLTLLIVIGLLMLRPQGLFVLKVRR; this comes from the coding sequence ATGTTTGGCGGCTTTACGCTCGAAGAGCTTGGCTCGATCTTCGCGATGCAGGCCTTTTCCGGCCTGATCCTGTTCTCGGTCTTTCTGCTGATGGCGCTCGGACTGGCCATCATCTTCGGACAGATGGGCGTGATCAACATGGCGCACGGGGAGTTCATGATCCTCGGCGCCTACATGACCTATCTGACCTCGAATGTTTTCGAACAATACGTTCCGCTTCTTTTCAGCGCCTACTTCTTTGTTGCGATGGCCATCGCCTTCGTCGTCTCCGGCGCGCTTGGGCTTGCTGTCGAGTGGTTGTTGATACGCCGTCTCTATGCTCGTCCGCTCGATACGCTGCTGGCAACCTGGGGCTTGAGCTTGATCATGCAACAGGCCTTCCGTTCTATTTTCGGCGCGCGTGAAGTGGGCGTGCAGCTGCCGAACTGGATGATGGGTTCGCTGCCGGTGACCGACACGATCGATGTGCAGATTAACGGCCTGTTCGTGATGGGGCTGACGCTTGTTATTACCGGCATCGTCGCGCTGCTTCTGTTCCGCTCGCGCTGGGGCTTGCAGGTGCGCGCAGTGGTGACCAACCGCACCATGAGCGGCGCCGTCGGCATCGATACTCGCCGCGTCGACCGGCTCACCTTCGGTCTTGGCTGCGGCATTGCCGGCGTCGCGGGTTCCGCCTTCACCATGATTGGTTCGACGGGTCCGACCGCGGGCCAACTTTACATCGTCGATACCTTCCTGGTCGTTGTGTTCGGAGGCGCACAAAGCCTGCTCGGCACGATCGCGTCGGCGCTCACCATTTCCCAATCGCAATCGACCCTCGAATTTTTCCTGTCGGGATCGATGGCAAAGGTTCTCACCCTGCTGATCGTGATCGGCCTCCTGATGCTGCGCCCGCAGGGTCTCTTCGTCCTCAAGGTCAGAAGGTGA
- the urtA gene encoding urea ABC transporter substrate-binding protein, translating to MGTAAVSAAALLPSAALAQQFPTAKVNTTGLAVTDTEVTVGILHSVTGTMAISETGSVQAEKLAIEQINASGGVLGRKIKFIQEDGASDWPTFAEKAKKLLVNDKVASVMGCWTSASRKAVLPVFEQYNGMLYYPTFYEGLEQSKNVIYTGQEATQQIIAGLDWVAKEKGAKTFYLLGSDYIWPRTSNKIARKHIENFLKTKVVGEEYFPLGHTQFNSVINKIKLTKPDVIYAIIVGGSNVAFYKQLKAAGVDLNKQTLLTISVTEDEIDGIGGENIAGAYACMKYFQSLDNPNNKQFVGAFKKMWGEKTVIGDVTQAAYLGPWLWKLTVEKAGSFDIDKIAAASPGVEFKEAPEGYVKVHENHHLWSKTRVGRAKTNGQYDLIFETADLVEPDPFPKGYQ from the coding sequence ATGGGCACGGCGGCGGTATCGGCGGCCGCGCTGCTGCCGTCGGCCGCACTGGCTCAGCAATTTCCGACAGCAAAGGTGAACACCACGGGCCTGGCGGTCACCGATACGGAGGTCACAGTCGGAATTCTGCATTCTGTGACCGGCACAATGGCGATCTCGGAAACCGGCTCGGTCCAGGCCGAAAAACTCGCCATTGAGCAGATCAATGCGTCGGGTGGCGTGCTGGGCCGCAAGATCAAGTTTATCCAGGAAGACGGTGCGAGCGACTGGCCGACCTTCGCGGAAAAGGCCAAGAAGCTTCTCGTCAACGACAAGGTCGCGTCGGTGATGGGGTGCTGGACCTCGGCCTCCCGTAAGGCTGTGCTGCCCGTGTTCGAGCAATATAACGGCATGCTTTATTACCCGACCTTCTATGAAGGCCTCGAGCAGTCCAAGAACGTCATCTATACCGGTCAGGAAGCAACCCAGCAGATTATCGCCGGCCTCGACTGGGTGGCGAAGGAGAAGGGCGCCAAGACCTTCTATCTGCTCGGCTCCGACTACATCTGGCCGCGCACGTCGAACAAGATCGCCCGCAAGCATATCGAAAACTTCCTCAAGACCAAGGTGGTCGGCGAAGAATACTTCCCCCTCGGCCACACCCAGTTCAACTCCGTCATCAACAAGATCAAGCTGACCAAGCCCGATGTGATCTACGCGATCATCGTCGGCGGCTCGAACGTGGCTTTCTACAAGCAGCTCAAGGCAGCCGGCGTCGATCTCAACAAGCAGACGCTGCTCACCATTTCGGTCACCGAAGATGAGATCGACGGCATCGGCGGTGAGAACATCGCCGGCGCCTATGCCTGCATGAAATACTTCCAGTCACTCGACAATCCGAACAACAAGCAATTCGTTGGCGCCTTCAAGAAGATGTGGGGCGAGAAGACGGTGATCGGCGACGTCACCCAGGCCGCCTATCTCGGACCATGGTTGTGGAAATTGACCGTCGAAAAAGCAGGCTCGTTCGATATCGACAAGATTGCCGCCGCCTCGCCCGGTGTCGAATTCAAGGAGGCGCCGGAGGGCTACGTCAAGGTCCATGAGAATCATCATCTCTGGTCGAAGACGCGCGTCGGCCGTGCGAAAACCAATGGCCAATATGATCTGATTTTTGAGACCGCGGACTTGGTCGAGCCCGATCCATTCCCGAAGGGCTACCAATAG
- a CDS encoding hybrid sensor histidine kinase/response regulator: MTAQQRIVRVRRNYNKWVANQTLEDYALRFTAKSARKWSNFRVANTAIGAISFLALEAIGGAITVNYGFTNATLAILVVGAIIFLTGLPITYYASTYGVDIDLLTRGAGFGYFGSTITSLIYASFTFIFFALEAAIMSLALEMCFGIPLFIGYVISSLAVIPLVTHGITLISRFQLWTQPFWIALHLLPFAFIAVADVASFDAWTRYGGVSETDGRTFNIILFGAATTVVFSLIAQIGEQVDFLRFLPPRDKSRRLGWWGACLSAGPGWIIPGMLKMLAGSFLAFLAVQHLVPPDKAAEPTQMYLVAFQYVFSSPALALAFTGAFVIISQIKINVTNAYAGSIAWSNFFSRLTHSHPGRVVWLVFNVTIALMLMELGIFKALEHILGLYSILAVAWVGALVADLVINKPLGLSPPGIEFKRAHLYDINPVGVGSMVLATLAGIAAFSGLFGTTLQALPAFLTLAVAFVAAPVIAFVTKGKYYIARNPWQNWGQSPTIPCSICEHHFEPEDMAQCPAYSGAICSLCCSLETRCRDCCKPDARISRQIVGVVGKALPSWITRPLGSDVAHFLGVLSLFAGVIATVLLFVYFQVSFDSIVNKSVLRSTLWTIFFILTIIGGIAAWLFVLAHESRRVAEEESRRQTDLLMREIEAHKRTDAKLQKAKEIAEAASKAKSRYVVGLSHELRTPLNAILGYAQILERDPDMPTRRLDGIRVVRRSAEHLSGLIDGLLDISKIEAGRFQLNRNEVRLPEFIDQLVDMFRLQAIAKGIEFHFAASGRLPVAVFTDENRLRQILINLLSNAIKFTEAGQVTFRASYRSQVAEFEIEDTGIGIGAKDIDRIFQPFARTETVRARGIIGTGLGLTITKLLTETMGGQITVQSEINRGTTFRVKLFLSEVARPRTAPTKENAVRGYIGARQTVLVVDDNSTQRDLVRELLAPLDFIVITAASGKDCMTLANKHKPNLILLDIFMPEMDGWEVARRLRQSAGERAAIIMLSANAIDKAHDVGPNRLHDDYLMKPFDLRQLLEKIHTLLDIEWTYDSESGPPRPRIPPVQPLTPALAIRDIDDLMHLAQIGHIRGIQEKLTEIESNSPAHQAFVVQMRAIADSFDPKRLATMLEALRSTHV; this comes from the coding sequence ATGACAGCGCAACAAAGAATTGTCCGTGTCCGGCGCAACTACAACAAGTGGGTCGCCAATCAGACGCTCGAGGACTACGCGCTGCGTTTCACCGCCAAAAGCGCGCGGAAATGGTCGAACTTTCGCGTCGCCAATACAGCAATCGGCGCGATTTCATTTTTGGCGCTGGAGGCCATCGGCGGCGCCATTACCGTCAATTACGGCTTTACCAATGCCACATTGGCCATCCTGGTGGTCGGCGCGATCATCTTCCTCACCGGCTTGCCGATCACCTATTACGCCTCAACTTATGGGGTCGATATCGATCTGCTGACGCGCGGTGCCGGTTTTGGCTATTTCGGCTCGACGATCACATCCCTTATCTATGCGTCTTTCACGTTCATCTTCTTTGCGCTGGAAGCGGCCATTATGTCGCTCGCGCTGGAGATGTGTTTCGGAATACCGCTTTTTATCGGCTATGTGATCAGCTCGCTCGCGGTCATTCCGCTTGTCACCCACGGCATTACGCTTATCAGCCGGTTTCAGCTCTGGACGCAACCGTTCTGGATCGCGCTGCATCTGCTGCCATTCGCATTCATTGCCGTTGCCGATGTTGCATCCTTCGATGCATGGACGCGATATGGCGGCGTTTCCGAAACGGACGGCCGGACGTTCAACATTATCCTGTTCGGCGCGGCAACGACGGTTGTTTTTTCGCTGATCGCGCAAATTGGCGAACAGGTCGACTTTCTTCGGTTTCTGCCACCGCGCGACAAAAGCCGGCGATTGGGTTGGTGGGGCGCCTGTCTGTCCGCCGGGCCAGGCTGGATCATTCCCGGCATGCTGAAAATGCTGGCAGGATCTTTCCTGGCTTTCCTGGCGGTCCAGCACCTTGTGCCGCCGGACAAGGCCGCCGAACCGACGCAGATGTATCTGGTCGCGTTCCAATATGTCTTCTCGTCGCCAGCACTCGCCCTCGCTTTTACGGGCGCATTCGTGATCATTTCCCAGATCAAGATCAACGTCACCAATGCCTATGCAGGATCGATCGCCTGGTCCAATTTCTTCTCTCGCCTGACCCACAGCCATCCCGGCCGTGTCGTCTGGCTCGTTTTCAATGTCACGATCGCGCTGATGCTGATGGAGCTCGGCATCTTCAAGGCGCTGGAGCACATTCTCGGTCTCTATTCGATTCTCGCCGTGGCATGGGTCGGCGCGCTGGTGGCCGATCTTGTAATCAACAAGCCACTGGGACTGAGCCCTCCCGGAATCGAATTCAAACGCGCTCATCTCTACGACATCAATCCGGTCGGTGTCGGTTCGATGGTGCTCGCGACCCTTGCTGGGATAGCCGCCTTTTCCGGGCTGTTTGGCACGACGCTACAAGCGCTGCCGGCATTTCTCACGCTGGCCGTCGCTTTTGTGGCAGCACCCGTCATCGCCTTTGTCACCAAGGGAAAATATTACATCGCGCGCAATCCCTGGCAGAACTGGGGACAAAGCCCGACCATCCCCTGCTCGATTTGCGAACATCACTTCGAGCCGGAGGATATGGCGCAATGCCCGGCGTATTCGGGCGCCATCTGCTCGCTATGCTGTTCGCTTGAGACCCGCTGCCGCGACTGCTGCAAGCCGGACGCGCGGATTTCCAGGCAAATCGTTGGCGTTGTCGGAAAAGCCTTACCCAGTTGGATAACGCGGCCACTGGGTTCCGACGTGGCGCATTTCCTCGGCGTTTTGTCATTGTTTGCCGGCGTGATCGCGACCGTTCTTCTGTTCGTCTATTTTCAGGTTTCCTTCGATTCCATCGTCAACAAGAGCGTCCTGAGATCGACGCTGTGGACGATTTTCTTCATCCTCACGATCATCGGCGGCATCGCCGCATGGCTGTTTGTTCTGGCCCATGAAAGTCGCAGGGTGGCGGAAGAAGAATCCCGCCGCCAGACAGACCTTCTGATGCGGGAAATCGAAGCGCATAAACGCACCGACGCCAAACTGCAAAAGGCGAAGGAAATTGCCGAAGCCGCCAGCAAAGCCAAAAGCCGATATGTGGTCGGCTTGAGCCACGAGTTACGCACGCCGCTGAATGCTATTCTCGGCTACGCACAGATCCTCGAGCGCGATCCGGACATGCCGACACGGCGGCTCGACGGCATCAGGGTCGTGCGTCGCAGCGCCGAGCATCTTTCAGGACTGATCGATGGATTGCTGGACATTTCCAAGATCGAGGCAGGACGCTTTCAACTCAATCGCAACGAGGTGCGCCTGCCCGAATTCATCGATCAACTGGTCGACATGTTCCGCCTGCAGGCGATTGCTAAGGGAATAGAATTCCATTTCGCAGCGTCCGGGCGGTTGCCGGTCGCGGTTTTTACTGACGAAAACCGGTTACGCCAGATTCTGATCAATCTGCTGTCGAACGCGATCAAGTTCACGGAGGCCGGTCAGGTCACGTTTCGCGCTAGCTACCGTTCACAGGTTGCCGAGTTCGAGATTGAAGATACGGGTATCGGCATCGGCGCCAAGGATATCGACCGCATCTTCCAGCCGTTCGCACGCACTGAGACGGTGCGCGCGCGAGGGATTATCGGGACGGGCCTTGGACTGACAATTACAAAGCTCCTGACCGAGACCATGGGCGGACAAATTACGGTGCAGAGCGAGATCAACAGGGGCACCACGTTTCGCGTCAAATTATTCCTGTCCGAAGTCGCCCGTCCCCGCACGGCGCCGACAAAGGAAAACGCCGTCCGCGGTTACATCGGCGCAAGGCAGACCGTTCTTGTGGTGGATGACAACAGCACACAACGCGACCTCGTTCGCGAATTGCTGGCTCCGCTGGATTTCATCGTGATCACGGCCGCAAGTGGCAAGGATTGCATGACCCTTGCCAACAAACACAAGCCAAACCTCATTCTTCTCGACATCTTTATGCCGGAGATGGACGGCTGGGAGGTCGCCAGACGCCTCCGTCAATCGGCCGGAGAACGAGCTGCGATCATCATGCTGTCCGCCAATGCGATCGATAAAGCGCATGACGTTGGCCCCAACAGATTGCATGACGATTATCTGATGAAACCTTTCGACCTGCGGCAATTGCTCGAGAAAATTCACACGCTACTCGATATCGAATGGACTTATGATTCAGAGAGTGGCCCGCCACGACCCCGAATCCCCCCAGTACAGCCCCTGACCCCTGCCCTGGCAATTCGGGACATCGACGACCTGATGCATCTTGCACAGATCGGTCATATCCGTGGCATCCAGGAGAAACTTACCGAGATCGAAAGCAACTCGCCGGCTCATCAGGCTTTTGTCGTCCAAATGAGGGCGATTGCGGACAGCTTTGACCCGAAACGATTGGCGACAATGCTGGAGGCGCTTCGCAGCACGCATGTCTAA
- a CDS encoding DNA-binding response regulator: MSKREPRDIVLVVDDSPDTLRMLTDALEQAEMTVLIARDGDQALSMIERVTPDIVLMDAIMPGRDGFETCRELKRNKTLTHVPVIFMTGLSDTDDIVKGLEAGGVDYVTKPIIPDELLARIRVHLANARMTHSARTALDAFGRFLLAINRTGHVLWCTPQAVKLLNAAFRGFDSETFIFPQDIQEWLRQRTSGGAPSSTDTIKLQHDQTAGSLELSYIGQIGPDEILFRLVEGNGTSDQTVLRNKLMLTHRESEVLLWIARGKSNRDIADILTLSPRTVNKHLEQIYAKLGVENRTSAAALAVRALGLR; this comes from the coding sequence ATGTCTAAACGGGAGCCGCGCGATATCGTGCTTGTTGTCGACGATTCGCCAGACACATTGAGGATGCTGACGGACGCGCTCGAACAGGCCGAGATGACCGTTCTGATTGCGCGCGACGGCGATCAGGCGCTTTCCATGATTGAACGGGTCACGCCTGACATTGTTCTGATGGATGCCATTATGCCAGGCCGAGATGGCTTCGAAACATGCCGCGAACTCAAGCGCAACAAAACGCTCACACATGTCCCTGTCATTTTCATGACTGGCCTCAGCGATACGGATGATATCGTGAAAGGGCTCGAAGCCGGTGGGGTTGACTATGTGACCAAGCCCATCATTCCGGACGAGTTGTTGGCCCGCATCCGCGTTCATCTGGCCAATGCCAGAATGACACATAGTGCGAGAACGGCTCTCGATGCTTTCGGTCGCTTCCTTCTCGCAATCAATCGCACCGGTCATGTGCTCTGGTGCACGCCGCAAGCGGTGAAGCTCCTGAACGCGGCCTTCAGAGGTTTTGATTCGGAGACATTCATATTTCCGCAGGATATTCAGGAATGGTTGCGACAACGCACGAGCGGCGGAGCGCCGTCATCGACCGATACGATCAAACTTCAGCACGATCAAACGGCCGGCTCTCTCGAGTTGTCCTACATTGGCCAGATCGGCCCCGATGAGATCCTGTTCAGGCTGGTGGAAGGAAACGGTACCAGCGATCAGACAGTGCTTCGTAACAAGCTGATGCTGACGCATCGCGAAAGCGAGGTCCTGCTGTGGATTGCCAGAGGCAAATCCAACCGTGACATCGCCGACATTCTGACGCTCAGCCCGCGGACGGTGAACAAGCACCTTGAACAAATCTATGCCAAGCTCGGGGTCGAGAACCGGACATCGGCAGCGGCATTGGCTGTGCGCGCGCTGGGGCTGCGATAG
- a CDS encoding methylenetetrahydrofolate reductase codes for MAFADILRRQADTSGGGGSGLGKILSGYSIEVMPRTAAKVERFADLLPRGTRVYIAHIEGTPIADMVTTARRLRDEGYAAMPHVPARIIKDTATLEDWVRQYRDEAGVEEALLLAGGPREPHGDLHSAMQLLETGLFDKYGFRRLHVAGHPEGNRDIDPDGSSRQADEALLWKQSFSERTDADMAIVTQFFFDAKPVIRWSERLHALGITLPIHVGVAGPTKLQTLIKFAIACGVGPSLKVLQKRAMDLTKLMTPYEPFDVLGELAAYREAHPNSMIEQVHIFPLGGITASAKWANTQSNAVAEAGVA; via the coding sequence GTGGCGTTCGCGGATATTTTGAGACGGCAGGCCGATACCAGCGGAGGCGGCGGTAGCGGCCTCGGGAAAATCCTGAGCGGTTATTCGATCGAGGTCATGCCGCGGACCGCCGCCAAGGTGGAGCGCTTTGCCGATCTCCTGCCGCGCGGCACGCGTGTCTACATCGCCCATATCGAGGGCACGCCGATCGCCGACATGGTGACCACGGCTCGGCGCCTGCGCGATGAAGGTTATGCGGCCATGCCGCATGTCCCCGCCAGGATCATCAAAGACACCGCCACGCTGGAAGACTGGGTGCGGCAATATCGGGACGAGGCCGGTGTAGAAGAGGCGCTGCTTCTCGCTGGCGGACCGCGGGAGCCGCATGGAGACTTGCACAGTGCGATGCAGCTCTTGGAGACGGGGCTCTTCGACAAATACGGTTTCCGCCGCCTGCATGTGGCCGGGCATCCGGAAGGCAATCGCGACATCGATCCTGATGGCTCGTCGCGTCAGGCGGATGAGGCGCTGCTCTGGAAGCAATCCTTTTCAGAACGCACCGATGCCGACATGGCCATCGTGACGCAATTCTTCTTTGACGCAAAGCCGGTCATCCGCTGGTCGGAACGCTTGCATGCGCTTGGAATCACGCTGCCAATTCATGTCGGCGTAGCCGGCCCGACCAAATTGCAGACGCTGATCAAATTCGCGATCGCCTGCGGCGTGGGACCCTCGCTGAAGGTGCTACAGAAGCGTGCCATGGACCTCACCAAGCTGATGACGCCCTATGAGCCATTCGATGTGCTCGGCGAGCTTGCGGCGTATCGCGAGGCGCATCCAAACAGCATGATCGAGCAGGTCCATATTTTCCCGCTGGGCGGGATCACGGCGAGTGCCAAATGGGCCAACACACAGAGCAATGCTGTCGCGGAGGCAGGTGTCGCGTAA